TCGTGTCATCCCTCCTTTCTTTTTTCATAACTGATATTATATTTCTGTTATGCAGTTTCTGAAAATACAATTTTCAAAATATGCTCTCTACTTAGAGTTCATGACACAGTTTTTTGAACACTCTCGATAAACACGGATGAACACAGATAATTATTTAATTTATCTGTGTTCATCTGTGGTTAAAATTTGTTCTGAATGCAACTCGGTATGAGAATTATGACCGCCTCGGCAATATTCATGGATGCGCTTAAGTACGTCGAGCCTCTTATGGACAATTAATCTGTTATAACGTTAGGTCTTCTACTACTGGTTTAAACCAAATTACAACAACGGTATTACTTCTTTTTTATTCAATAATCTTAGGTACTTTGTAAAAATTACCGGCTCTTTCCGGCGCATTTGAGAGGGCATCTTCTATGGTAAGTGAGTCTCGTTCTATGTCCTCCCTAAATACGTTCATAACGGGGATTACGTGTGAGGTTGGCTCTACTCCGTCTGTGTTAAGCTCGTTTAGTTTTTCAACATAGAGCAAAATATCGCTTAACTGCTTACCTAATGTCTCAAGCTCTGAAGCATCTAACTTCAACCTTGATAGTGCCGCGATGTGTTTTACATCATCAGTTGTTACGCGCATGTGCTCCTTTTATATCTTTTCCAGATTGGCAAACTTAAGGGCTAATCTTTTTATTCCAACGTTTGGGAAATTTACAGTTACTTTCACATCGTCATCCTCGCCGTAACAGTCCCTCACCACTCCCACTCCCCATTTGGGATGCTTCACCCTGCAGCCGGAATTGTATGGAAACACTACCGGCTCCTTCTTGCCCTCCTGTGAGCGTGCTGAGCTGTTTGTTGGAATTGCATTTTTCTCAAGCCATAAACAGCAATCTTTCGGTATGTCTTTTAGAAAACGCGAGGGCTCCTGTTCCTGAAACTTAGCATAAAGCCTCCGCCTGCGTGCCCCCGTCATAAACAAAACATCCTTTGCCCGTGTCATCCCCAGATAGAAAAGCCGTCTCTCCTCATCCAGCTCATCCTCAGTACCTGTAGCCTTAAAATATGGTATCAATCCGTCTTCAAGGCCGGTTATAAACACCACAGGAAACTCCATTCCTTTAACATTGTGAAGCGTTGTCAGTGTGATGGCATTAGTGTTAGAGGCATCACAAGTGTTTGTTGTTGAGATAGCCACCATATCAAGAAACTCCCGAATTGGCATA
This window of the Nitrospirota bacterium genome carries:
- the gatC gene encoding Asp-tRNA(Asn)/Glu-tRNA(Gln) amidotransferase subunit GatC; the encoded protein is MRVTTDDVKHIAALSRLKLDASELETLGKQLSDILLYVEKLNELNTDGVEPTSHVIPVMNVFREDIERDSLTIEDALSNAPERAGNFYKVPKIIE